TTTTACCGTGGCTTTAGCGATGATAAATACAGACTCCTGGCTGGCGAGAGACACGTCTGGGTCGGTCTTCATGAGAGCCTTGATACGGGCCAGCGGGAGTTTGGACAGTCGGCTGTGGCTCCCGGCGGCCGCAGGGCCTACCTGCTGCGGGCTGCTCTCCTCCGCCGCCTCGGCCCCGCGGCTCTCCTCCTCGCTCCCACACCGGTCAGGGTCGTGCTCCGTGGGGGCAACGGGCGTTGCCACTGTTGTTGCCATTCTCACAATTTTACACAGACGATTTATTTAAGAATCACACAGAGTTAATACGCTTCTCTGTCTACATGTCACAGATGACAACATTAGCTGCAGCGCGCCAGCATGTGCTTCCGGCCTTTCGGTGAGTGGCTTGCTCTAATTGGCCAGTCAGGAACCCAGATGCCCCGCCTATCCCTCTCCCGCCAACTAATCCTCGTCGGTGATTGGACAGATTGGGAATTAGATGCTGACTATTGGCTGGAGTGTGACGTCAATCGCAGGACGTTGCGGACTTCAGTGTTAATAAAAGATGTTGGCGAAGCTGGCCACTAATAATAGGACTATATTAAAGTATATTCATTTATaaagaagtaaataaataagttaaattattatttaataataatatttaatctaaaattaaaaaaagtacatacagaaaatacaaaaacccAACTCATTTTCCTCCACTGGGTGGCAGtggaaacaagctgtaaacaccCATGTCATCACCTCTGGAGCAACATCATCCGACATTTTTCCAAGTCCAGTActcaaattatattttgtactgATTttgtctccaccagctcctAGGGGAAATGCTAAAGCTTATGCTTATGCTAAATGCTTCACAGTGTTGACTAATagataaatgtgtcatttgttcATGTGCAGGTCGAGTACATTAAGTTTATCAGAGCTCTTATTGTTGGGAACAAAGCAATGTGTAAACAGAAAAAGTTGCTGGCCACTAAACTAAAGCTCCATTAAGGAAAGgtaacatttatacatttagtGTTGGTAAAGGCTTGGGCATCTgacattattaatataaatcaaaacaacaacaaccaaaaaattCCATCAATAGCCTACATTAAGATTACAAACGAGTATCAGCTGTGGATCAATATGAAAATCAATTTGTGGTATGagtagtttaaaaaatgtgcCTGCAGCACAATCTATGTCAGAGGACCTTGAGCAGACTACTAATACACTGTGTTAATAGGATTGTGAGGAGTTCTTTAGTCCTCTGAACCTCCATTCACATGTTCAGACAGTCAGGTGTTAGCCTACAGATCGAGGGACAGACATGAAAGACCCACAGCTCCCAGGTAAAATGATATtctttatataattttattagaaaaataacacacatctctgcagttttgttgttgacatttaCTAATACTAAACTTAAATTTGATCAGTGTTTATCTTTTGCTGTTTGTCCTTGTCATTTgtgaaataattataataaaaaaacctttaatGACCTATTAACCCTTACCACTGCATACTTAGTGGCTTTAAAGAAATTCAGTAATGAAGGACTAGCTCTATTATTAAAGCACTATACATTGCTATCTTCTAAACTATTAGTAAATTGTTTATTGACCATTAAAAGCTAGCTAGTTACATTAGTACCTTATTAGGAACTGGAATCCTATAACGTTCATAATGTCTGGTTACTGTGTGGCTACTAATGACAAGAGTTATTCTATATAACATAATTATGTCATTACATCTAGATAATAATCTAGGTTTAGTAATCTTTATAAACAGCACGTCTTTAcatgtgtttcacattaaatgCATACGACAACTGCTGTAtttgttaaacaaaacaaaactttgtgAATTTATATTGCTTTATTTAGCACAGTATAAATAGCCTTCTGCATGTAAAAGTGACCCACTAATACTGGATCTTAGTGAAACAAGTAATCCTGGCCACATATAGACCAGAGCCCGCCTCCACTCACAATGATCAGGAGGATCCACAGTTTCATTacactgtaaatgaaacatgacattttacattttaattgttcAGGTTAAGTGTTTTAGGAGTTTGACTTGTCACTGTTGTTGATAATTGGctaatttattttcatacaCT
This genomic window from Anabas testudineus chromosome 4, fAnaTes1.2, whole genome shotgun sequence contains:
- the pole4 gene encoding DNA polymerase epsilon subunit 4, with the protein product MATTVATPVAPTEHDPDRCGSEEESRGAEAAEESSPQQVGPAAAGSHSRLSKLPLARIKALMKTDPDVSLASQESVFIIAKATELFVEMIAKDALVYAQQGKRKTLQRKDLDNAIEAIDEFAFLEGTLD